The Desulfuromonas acetexigens genome has a segment encoding these proteins:
- a CDS encoding selenium metabolism-associated LysR family transcriptional regulator produces the protein MSDGALIDIRRLEIFCRVVEQQSFTKAAEATLLAQPTVSEHIRLLEESLGEKLLDRLGRQVLPTPAGDILYRYARRMLRLRDEAVQALADFRGKLSGHLTIGASTIPGAYLLPPLIRRFKEEHPEIRLTLRIAGSGRIRQDLAQGELELAIIGDQGRHPDLTAREIFADELILAAPPGHPLTRQEKVAPADLCRHPFLMREEGSGTRDVMTRALGEAGFDPARLDVVAEMGSSDAIRQGIKAGLGLSILSNLAVEEDLKNGALVRIPLTGVPMTRPFYLVQRKNRQLTPLAQTFLDFLPAHP, from the coding sequence ATGAGCGACGGCGCGCTGATCGACATTCGCCGCCTGGAAATTTTCTGCCGGGTCGTCGAACAGCAAAGCTTCACCAAGGCGGCAGAGGCGACCCTGCTGGCACAGCCGACGGTGAGCGAGCACATTCGTCTGCTGGAAGAATCCCTCGGCGAAAAGCTCCTCGACCGCCTCGGCCGCCAGGTTCTGCCCACCCCCGCCGGTGACATTCTCTACCGCTACGCCCGCCGCATGCTGCGACTGCGGGACGAAGCGGTGCAGGCCCTGGCCGACTTTCGCGGAAAACTCTCCGGCCATCTGACCATCGGTGCCAGCACCATCCCCGGGGCCTACCTGCTGCCGCCGCTGATCCGTCGTTTCAAGGAAGAGCATCCAGAGATCCGCCTGACCCTGCGTATCGCCGGCAGCGGCCGGATTCGCCAGGACCTGGCTCAGGGCGAGCTGGAATTGGCGATTATCGGCGACCAGGGCAGACATCCGGATCTGACGGCCCGGGAAATCTTCGCCGATGAACTGATCCTGGCGGCGCCCCCCGGCCACCCCCTGACCCGGCAGGAGAAAGTCGCCCCCGCCGACCTTTGCCGCCACCCTTTCCTGATGCGGGAAGAAGGTTCCGGCACCCGCGACGTCATGACCCGCGCCCTCGGCGAAGCGGGGTTCGACCCGGCGCGGCTCGACGTCGTCGCCGAGATGGGGAGCAGCGACGCCATCCGGCAGGGGATCAAAGCCGGGCTCGGCCTCTCCATCCTCTCCAACCTGGCAGTGGAAGAGGATCTGAAAAACGGCGCCCTGGTGCGGATTCCCCTAACCGGCGTGCCCATGACCCGCCCCTTTTATCTGGTTCAGCGCAAGAATCGCCAACTCACCCCCCTGGCGCAAACCTTCCTCGATTTCCTTCCGGCCCACCCCTAG
- the asnS gene encoding asparagine--tRNA ligase → MTTIYPPRTRIKDALAAEREVSELCVKGWVRTVRRSKEVAFLALNDGSCFASIQIVLEPTMAGFEEAARLGTGACVAVAGTLVPSPASGQRWEVKAARVEILGDADEEYPLQKKRHSLEYLRTIAHLRPRSNTFGAVFRVRSALSFAIHNFFRERGFLYVHTPIITANDCEGAGEMFRVTTLDPLKPPVKEAKVDWAEDFFGEKAGLTVSGQLQGELFATAFADIYTFGPTFRAENSHTSRHASEFWMIEPEMAFCDLAGDCALAEDFLRYLVTFALNECGEDLAFFDERVEKGLLAKLEALATARFERISYSEAVERLQSSGQSFEFPVEWGCDLQSEHERYLTEKVVGGPVFVTDYPAAIKAFYMRLNDDGKTVAAMDLLVPRVGEIIGGSQREDRHDVLLQRMAACKIVPESLPWYLDIRRWGSCPHAGFGLGFERLIMYLTGMENIRDVIPFPRTPGNAKF, encoded by the coding sequence ATGACGACGATATATCCGCCTCGGACCCGGATTAAGGACGCCCTGGCTGCCGAGCGGGAGGTTTCCGAACTCTGCGTCAAGGGCTGGGTGCGGACGGTACGCCGGAGCAAGGAGGTGGCTTTTCTCGCCCTCAACGACGGCTCCTGCTTTGCCTCCATCCAGATCGTGCTGGAGCCAACCATGGCTGGTTTCGAAGAGGCCGCCCGCCTTGGCACCGGCGCCTGCGTCGCTGTCGCCGGCACGCTGGTGCCGTCGCCGGCGTCCGGCCAGCGCTGGGAGGTGAAGGCGGCGCGGGTCGAGATCCTCGGCGATGCCGATGAAGAGTACCCTCTGCAGAAAAAGCGCCACAGCCTCGAATACCTGCGCACCATCGCCCACCTGCGCCCGCGCTCCAATACCTTCGGCGCGGTCTTTCGGGTGCGCAGCGCCCTCTCTTTCGCCATCCACAACTTCTTCCGCGAACGGGGCTTCCTCTACGTTCACACCCCGATCATCACCGCCAACGACTGCGAAGGGGCCGGGGAGATGTTCCGGGTCACCACCCTCGATCCCCTGAAGCCACCCGTCAAGGAGGCGAAGGTCGACTGGGCCGAGGATTTCTTCGGCGAAAAGGCCGGATTGACCGTCAGCGGCCAGTTGCAGGGGGAACTCTTCGCCACCGCCTTTGCCGACATCTACACCTTCGGCCCGACCTTTCGTGCCGAAAACTCCCACACCAGCCGCCACGCTTCGGAATTCTGGATGATCGAGCCGGAGATGGCCTTCTGCGATCTCGCCGGCGACTGCGCCCTGGCCGAGGATTTCCTCCGCTACCTGGTGACCTTCGCCCTCAATGAATGCGGCGAAGACCTTGCTTTTTTCGACGAGCGGGTCGAAAAGGGGCTGCTCGCCAAGCTCGAAGCCCTGGCCACGGCCCGCTTCGAGCGCATCAGTTACAGCGAAGCGGTCGAGAGGCTGCAAAGCTCCGGCCAGAGCTTCGAATTTCCGGTGGAGTGGGGCTGCGACCTGCAATCGGAACACGAGCGCTATCTGACGGAAAAAGTGGTGGGCGGGCCGGTCTTCGTCACCGACTATCCGGCGGCGATCAAGGCTTTTTACATGCGCCTCAATGACGACGGCAAGACCGTGGCGGCCATGGACCTCCTCGTTCCCCGGGTTGGCGAGATCATCGGTGGCAGCCAGCGGGAGGACCGGCACGACGTGCTGTTGCAACGCATGGCGGCGTGTAAGATCGTGCCGGAAAGCCTCCCCTGGTACCTCGACATCCGCCGCTGGGGGAGTTGTCCCCACGCCGGTTTCGGTCTCGGCTTCGAGCGCCTGATCATGTATCTGACCGGTATGGAAAACATCCGCGACGTCATCCCTTTTCCGCGCACCCCGGGCAACGCCAAGTTTTGA
- a CDS encoding DUF4177 domain-containing protein has product MATLEYKVIEESVVTDENLEAILNRWVAEGWRYDGMQFAMREGSKRPAMAFVFFTRQRED; this is encoded by the coding sequence ATGGCGACACTCGAATACAAGGTCATCGAAGAGTCGGTGGTCACCGACGAGAATCTGGAAGCTATTCTCAATCGCTGGGTCGCCGAAGGCTGGCGCTACGACGGCATGCAGTTTGCCATGCGCGAGGGGAGCAAGCGTCCGGCCATGGCTTTCGTTTTCTTTACCCGGCAGCGGGAGGACTGA
- a CDS encoding DUF485 domain-containing protein gives MGHGPAVKLGKDNASAYKTRLGVQMFIFYTLFYAGFMLINTVKPSLMEMTIGGVNLAIIYGLGLIVCAFILAMIYNRLCTAAETRMNK, from the coding sequence ATGGGACACGGACCAGCAGTCAAACTCGGCAAAGACAACGCCTCGGCCTACAAAACCCGCCTGGGCGTGCAAATGTTCATCTTCTACACCCTCTTTTACGCAGGCTTCATGCTCATCAACACGGTCAAACCCTCACTCATGGAAATGACCATCGGCGGCGTCAACCTGGCGATCATCTACGGCCTCGGCCTGATCGTCTGTGCCTTCATCCTGGCCATGATCTACAACCGTCTCTGCACCGCGGCAGAGACGCGCATGAATAAATAA
- a CDS encoding MauE/DoxX family redox-associated membrane protein: protein MSSSRLPGLANLLLRLFLGGLFLWSGVVKLADPKAFAAVISRYDLVPEPLLPVVAIGLPLLEVLAGLATALNRRGGLEGIVAMLLLFIAVLWFGILHNLDIDCGCFSSAELGEQDGLREAFIRDWFLLALAFYLLYVRYRHSRPRTQPHPKETNMKKLAAILFLAVALGASATAPAQAAWGKKEVETEKIAATFAREVARGGYGIVTTDELNGWVKENKAMLIIDTMPFADSYVKQHIPGATQFEFPIPEMTEIDEATQAKFLELLGPDLNRPLVFYCGFTKCTRSHNGALWAVKLGYTNVYRCPGGIKAWDEAGFPVAKGEK, encoded by the coding sequence ATGTCTTCATCCCGCTTGCCGGGCCTGGCCAATCTTCTCCTGCGCCTCTTTCTGGGGGGATTGTTCCTCTGGTCGGGGGTGGTCAAGCTGGCCGATCCAAAAGCCTTCGCTGCCGTTATCTCCCGCTACGACCTGGTGCCCGAACCCTTACTGCCGGTTGTCGCCATCGGCCTCCCTTTGCTTGAAGTGCTGGCGGGACTGGCGACGGCCCTGAATCGGCGCGGCGGACTGGAGGGGATCGTCGCCATGCTGCTCCTTTTCATCGCCGTCCTCTGGTTCGGCATCCTGCACAATCTCGACATCGACTGCGGCTGTTTTTCCAGCGCCGAACTGGGTGAACAGGACGGTCTGCGCGAAGCCTTCATCCGCGACTGGTTCTTGCTGGCTTTGGCCTTTTATCTGCTGTACGTCCGTTACCGGCACAGCCGGCCACGAACCCAACCCCATCCCAAGGAGACCAACATGAAAAAACTGGCTGCCATCCTCTTTCTCGCCGTCGCTCTCGGCGCTTCCGCCACCGCTCCCGCCCAGGCCGCCTGGGGCAAAAAGGAAGTGGAAACGGAAAAAATTGCCGCGACCTTCGCCCGTGAAGTCGCGCGCGGCGGCTACGGTATCGTCACCACCGATGAACTGAACGGCTGGGTCAAGGAAAACAAGGCGATGCTCATCATCGACACCATGCCCTTCGCCGACAGCTACGTGAAGCAGCACATACCCGGCGCGACGCAGTTCGAGTTCCCCATCCCGGAAATGACCGAGATCGACGAGGCGACCCAGGCCAAATTCCTGGAACTGCTCGGACCCGATCTGAATCGCCCTCTGGTCTTCTACTGCGGCTTCACCAAATGCACCCGCTCCCACAACGGCGCCCTGTGGGCGGTCAAACTCGGCTACACCAATGTCTACCGCTGCCCTGGCGGCATCAAGGCCTGGGACGAAGCGGGCTTCCCGGTGGCCAAGGGCGAAAAGTAG
- a CDS encoding cation acetate symporter, producing MIYAQSPLAIALFLGFVLFVVGLSFYLGRRTTSSAGYYAAGGNIHWFTNGIAFAGDYLSAASFLGICGMIATAGYDGWMYAIGYLAGWMVALFLVAEPMKRLGKYTFTDALDSKFNSKGIQLMAAISTLIVSVFYLIPQMVGAGTLVTPLLGLPHAAGVIIVGVVVTIIVATAGMASTTYVQFMKGGLLIIFSTILVIAVLTRGLSTAPDQGGDKPYHNFVTLQATMTESGSLEVSEAGYAPAADWNSSALREAGFVKLTKDGIPSIWVMKETSAGTFELEETLYKATLANGETSYNGGTAEEGKFFPVGHMKEINYKGETVAETGAIGPFAFLKTMQNSTVVLWGSKIIKDAGDTYTIYYQKPTPGSQVLRPGLKFKVDNATFSQKFNFISLMLALFCGTAALPHILIRYYTVPSQAAARKSTIVAIAAIGFFYILTVFMGIGAMTNGVINIMDNNMSAPLLALSFGVVLFAIISSIAFATVLGTVSGLIVAASGAVAHDLMDNFLGMKMTDTGKVLAGKISAVVVGCIAIYLGIVFEGMNVSFLVGWAFALAASANLPAILMLLFWKKTTAKGVAWSIGVGLVSAMGLILISPDMYIRYGLLPSDAPISFNSPAAISIPLSFLALVIVSLMTQKDVVPEEAAETA from the coding sequence ATGATCTACGCACAGTCTCCGTTGGCTATCGCCCTCTTTCTCGGTTTCGTTCTCTTTGTCGTTGGCCTCTCCTTCTACCTGGGGCGCCGCACCACCTCGTCAGCCGGCTACTATGCCGCCGGCGGCAACATCCACTGGTTCACCAATGGTATAGCCTTCGCCGGCGACTACCTCTCGGCCGCGTCGTTCCTCGGCATCTGCGGCATGATCGCCACCGCCGGTTATGATGGCTGGATGTACGCCATCGGTTACCTGGCGGGTTGGATGGTCGCCCTCTTCCTGGTCGCGGAGCCGATGAAGCGCCTGGGTAAATACACCTTTACCGACGCCCTCGACTCCAAATTCAACAGCAAGGGCATCCAGCTGATGGCCGCCATCAGCACCCTGATCGTCTCGGTCTTCTACCTGATTCCGCAGATGGTCGGTGCCGGCACCCTGGTGACCCCGCTCCTCGGCCTGCCCCATGCCGCCGGCGTCATCATCGTCGGCGTGGTCGTGACCATCATCGTCGCCACCGCCGGTATGGCCTCGACCACCTACGTGCAGTTCATGAAGGGCGGTCTGCTGATTATCTTCTCCACCATCCTGGTCATCGCCGTCCTCACTCGCGGCCTCTCCACCGCTCCCGACCAGGGCGGCGACAAGCCTTACCACAACTTCGTCACCCTGCAGGCGACGATGACCGAAAGCGGCAGCCTGGAAGTTTCCGAGGCTGGCTACGCCCCTGCCGCCGACTGGAATTCTTCGGCCCTGCGCGAAGCCGGTTTCGTTAAATTGACCAAGGACGGCATCCCCAGCATCTGGGTAATGAAAGAGACCAGCGCCGGCACCTTCGAACTGGAGGAAACCCTCTACAAGGCGACCCTCGCCAATGGTGAAACCTCCTACAACGGCGGCACTGCCGAAGAAGGCAAGTTCTTCCCCGTCGGCCACATGAAGGAAATCAACTACAAAGGTGAAACCGTCGCCGAGACCGGCGCCATCGGCCCCTTCGCCTTCCTCAAAACCATGCAGAACAGCACCGTCGTTCTCTGGGGATCGAAGATCATCAAGGACGCCGGCGACACCTACACCATCTATTACCAGAAGCCGACTCCCGGCAGCCAGGTGCTGCGCCCGGGCCTGAAGTTCAAGGTCGATAACGCCACCTTCTCCCAGAAATTCAACTTCATCTCGTTGATGCTGGCGCTCTTCTGCGGTACCGCCGCCCTGCCCCACATCCTGATCCGCTACTACACCGTGCCGAGCCAGGCTGCGGCCCGTAAGTCGACCATCGTCGCCATCGCCGCCATCGGCTTCTTCTACATCCTCACGGTCTTCATGGGCATCGGCGCCATGACCAACGGCGTCATCAACATCATGGACAACAACATGTCCGCCCCGCTGTTGGCTCTTTCCTTCGGCGTGGTACTCTTCGCGATCATCTCGTCCATCGCCTTCGCCACCGTCCTCGGCACCGTCTCCGGTCTGATCGTCGCCGCCTCCGGCGCTGTCGCCCACGACCTGATGGACAACTTCCTTGGCATGAAGATGACCGACACGGGCAAGGTTCTGGCGGGCAAGATCTCGGCCGTGGTCGTCGGCTGCATCGCCATCTACCTGGGCATCGTCTTCGAGGGGATGAACGTCTCCTTCCTCGTCGGCTGGGCCTTCGCCCTGGCGGCTTCCGCCAACCTGCCGGCGATCCTGATGCTGCTCTTCTGGAAGAAGACGACCGCCAAGGGTGTGGCCTGGTCGATCGGCGTCGGCCTGGTTTCGGCCATGGGCCTGATTCTCATCAGCCCTGACATGTACATCCGCTACGGCCTGCTCCCCAGCGACGCGCCGATCTCCTTCAACAGCCCGGCGGCGATTTCCATCCCCCTGAGCTTCCTTGCCCTGGTGATCGTCTCGCTGATGACCCAGAAGGACGTGGTCCCCGAAGAAGCGGCCGAAACCGCCTGA